A region of the Apium graveolens cultivar Ventura chromosome 6, ASM990537v1, whole genome shotgun sequence genome:
CTAGGCAAACTTAAATCAAACAAAATTACAGGATTTCAGAGCTGAGCAGTTCTTTTACAGGATTAAGTCAGAAACAATAACCCTATCCCTGGATCTGATAATATATGTCTTGATTAATAATCAAAAAATTCCCATCCAATTATAAATCCGCTACGTCATCATTTTGGTCCAACTTTGAAGATTAAATATCAAATGACTATCTGACATAAGAGTGTCATATTCTTGCACTTATCATTTTGTGCTATTGCAGAGCCCTTGCGACCATGCTTTCTGTCTGGATTGTGCAAGGAGTGGTTCAACATGCTATTTGTAAGGATCATTCATTTCCCATGATGCTTGCTTACAAATTGCATTTTATTTTAAAGTTCTTTTGTGTTGTATGATTTGAACTAAAATCATTAAGGGCGATACTTAGTAGTATTGCATTATAGGCAGGAATCCATGACATTTATTTTTGGTTATATTACTGATTAATTTTCTATGAGTAAAACAACTAGGTATCATGCACACTTTTCCTGGTAAACCAGTTTTGCTTTCTGTTAAATCATTTTTGTGAAAATACTGACATATGAGTCCTTTGTTTTTTTGTGTGTTCGTTGGCAGTTGTGATGAACGTATTCAGAAGATCCAGACAATTAAGGTGCATGAAGGGATCTGGATATGTGCTGCTCCTGATTGTTTCAAGTCTTTTCTTAAGAAAGATGAGTTTGATACTCATGTTCGTAGTAGCCATGGTGACCTTATTAAGAAAAATGACTCGGAGGTTGCCAGTGCTAGCAAACCGACTTCAGAGTCTACTGTTCAAGCACCGGCAAAGTCTGCTTTACTTCCTAGCTCAAGCTCTCAGCAGAAGGATCAACATGAAGGTATGCAGCAGAAGCTTGAACCACCATTTTTAGGACCCGTTCCAAATCTTGTGTCAGGCACAGTACCTTACAACAGCAATTCTCGAGGCTATGATAAGCTTGATGCCCGTAACCAGTTTTTGCAAGAGAATGTTGGCCTTCAGGGTACGCATCCACAAGAATATGGGAAGTTTCAGAAGTCTCAGCTAGGAGTTTCAGATAAGAGTCCAATCACAGAAAATGCTATTCAGTTCAACCAGGCTCCTAATACTGTAAGGCCGCTTAATCCTAATCTATTTCAGATTCCCCCACCATTCAATGATCCACAGTTGGGACGAGATGGAATTCCATTTAATGGCCCTTCATTTCAACAGGAACAAGATTCAGATCCAGATGGTGAACAATGGCAGGGTTCAATGTTAGGTTTTCCACCGCGTCCTATGGTGGGACATGTTAACTTCATGGGGAACAATTACACACAGCCATGGGGTGTAGGACCAACTGGTGGATTCTCTGACCATGCTCTTGTAGGTAGGCAAAATATAGATGCTTTTAAGAACCTTTCAATGTCAGATTCACATGGAAGAGTTGAAGTTTTTCAAGGAAATGTCAAACAGAATGAGCCCTCATATCAGGCTCTCTATCCTGCAGCCAACAAAGATAGGGAGCACTTGTCAGGTCAGAATGCTCGCGACCCAAGAGATGTAATGGGTATGCTCCCACCGCCACCTGGTCCACGCCCACCACACTCATCACAGGTCAATCGTTCTCACTCCTCCGCTGGTGGTGCTGGTCACGGTGCACAGGCCCCGTGGTGACAAGCTGAGCATCAAGACAACTCTGGAGGTGCTCGTGAGTACTGAATTTGCTTTTCCTTATTTAATATGCTATGTATTCTCCTTTTAAAAGCTTCTGGAGTTATGGCCAGGCGCCAGCCATCTGATGGTGCTTATTTCTAATTTTAAGTGCATTAGCGATTTGAGAACTATGCGTACTTTGTTGCCAGACTGCAATCCTTAGTGATTTTCAGTCTGTGCTTGAACTATTTGGTTTTTTGAATCTGTGGGATTTTCCATAATGGTGTTGTTTTCTTTTGTTGTTCCTCCTACCATTTTATGATGTTTGTATGCGCTTGCATGCTTTGTTTTTCTCCTGGCTTTCTACCATTTTTCTTAGCATTCCATGTTTGCTATTTGTGGCGGAAAATATTTGTGTGTTATTTCAAATGTAGCTTTAAATACTTCAAATCACCATTTTTTCTAAAATAAGAATCCTATAATAGTCATTTCttcccaaaaagaagaaccaaTTGATGCAATGATCTCGTATAGCAATATATATCTATCCTATATTCATATCCTCTTCTTGCAGTTTGCTCTAGCATGACTTCATTGGTGCATTCTGGATGCTCCAAAGTCATCAGGAGGTATAATATTATACTATTAGTTGCAATAGTTTAGAATCTCTTAAAGTAAAGACCAAGTATGTTCTGTTTTGGTTATGCTTCAATTAGTTAAAAGTGTATGAATTGTTATTTGACCTGCAAAAAAATATTATCTTCAACTAAAATGTCAAGGTCCAAATAAGTTATCAGTAGCAGCAATCAGCATACAATAAATAATGTAAATGGATAACCATTACGTGGTTGCCTACTTGCCCCTGTGACGACTTTGTGAAAGTTGAAAACCGCCATCGCTTGCTTACGAGTTACAAGTCAGATAAACATTAATAGAGTCTGACGCAATATATTTGTGGAgcatatataaataaataaagatatCAATAAAGATATGAAATCTCAATCGACATGAAGAGCATGATTTGTGGAGGGAATATATAAGGCTATCATtcaatataattattattttaaatactaacATATGATATTGATATTTTCATTTCCATTAACCCAACTCATTTTATTCATAAAACAAACGTAATATTTGTATTGTTTCTCCTAATAACTATGTCCTAATTAATTTGGTATTGCTAATATTTTGATATAATACAATGTAcaaaatttttgttttaattatcACTAGTCTCCCTTCTCAACTGTGGTTGACA
Encoded here:
- the LOC141667726 gene encoding E3 ubiquitin-protein ligase HAKAI homolog isoform X2, which gives rise to MLQIKLRDKGGPSAEGGVGVKASSGGEATTAACPDHLKIADLAVAKRLGSVTSAASFVKTVGRKARPEMGERVHICLQCNFPIAIYGRLSPCDHAFCLDCARSGSTCYFCDERIQKIQTIKVHEGIWICAAPDCFKSFLKKDEFDTHVRSSHGDLIKKNDSEVASASKPTSESTVQAPAKSALLPSSSSQQKDQHEGMQQKLEPPFLGPVPNLVSGTVPYNSNSRGYDKLDARNQFLQENVGLQGTHPQEYGKFQKSQLGVSDKSPITENAIQFNQAPNTEQDSDPDGEQWQGSMLGFPPRPMVGHVNFMGNNYTQPWGVGPTGGFSDHALVANKDREHLSGQNARDPRDVMGMLPPPPGPRPPHSSQVNRSHSSAGGAGHGAQAPW
- the LOC141667726 gene encoding E3 ubiquitin-protein ligase HAKAI homolog isoform X1; the encoded protein is MLQIKLRDKGGPSAEGGVGVKASSGGEATTAACPDHLKIADLAVAKRLGSVTSAASFVKTVGRKARPEMGERVHICLQCNFPIAIYGRLSPCDHAFCLDCARSGSTCYFCDERIQKIQTIKVHEGIWICAAPDCFKSFLKKDEFDTHVRSSHGDLIKKNDSEVASASKPTSESTVQAPAKSALLPSSSSQQKDQHEGMQQKLEPPFLGPVPNLVSGTVPYNSNSRGYDKLDARNQFLQENVGLQGTHPQEYGKFQKSQLGVSDKSPITENAIQFNQAPNTEQDSDPDGEQWQGSMLGFPPRPMVGHVNFMGNNYTQPWGVGPTGGFSDHALVGRQNIDAFKNLSMSDSHGRVEVFQGNVKQNEPSYQALYPAANKDREHLSGQNARDPRDVMGMLPPPPGPRPPHSSQVNRSHSSAGGAGHGAQAPW